A genomic region of Xyrauchen texanus isolate HMW12.3.18 chromosome 29, RBS_HiC_50CHRs, whole genome shotgun sequence contains the following coding sequences:
- the LOC127622928 gene encoding transmembrane protein 170A-like — protein MQDDYNVEIGFVKQILSLNLVPRKNATNCGRNDTSLCNFIEMWYGVFLWAVVSSLVFHLPAALLALATLRRHKMARFFPIGILLMGILGPLFGGVLTSAAIAGVYKAAGKSMFSLEALVFGVGQSLCIFIISFLRVLATL, from the exons ATGCAGGACGACTATAACGTGGAGATAGGATTCGTGAAACAGATCCTCAGTTTGAATCTGGTGCCGAGGAAAAATGCCACCAACTGCGGGAGGAACGACACCTCTCTGTGCAATTTCATAG AGATGTGGTATGGGGTGTTTCTGTGGGCTGTTGTCTCCTCGCTGGTTTTCCACCTGCCAGCTGCCCTCCTGGCCCTCGCAACACTCCGCAGACATAAGATGGCACGATTCTTCCCCATCGGCATCCTTCTAATGGGCATCTTAGGCCCGCTGTTTGGAGGGGTTCTCACTA GTGCAGCCATTGCAGGGGTTTATAAGGCGGCTGGGAAAAGCATGTTCTCCTTGGAGGCCTTGGTGTTTGGAGTGGgacagtctttgtgtatttttatcATATCCTTCCTCAGAGTGCTGGCGACGCTGTAG